A genomic window from Cytobacillus suaedae includes:
- a CDS encoding MarR family transcriptional regulator — protein sequence MTVNNIKELVDRYIEVSFSVNSKAECLVKEQISSDLTNDQHYTLRYMHKVGTCTSSELAEVFNVKKSAITAMINRMWEKGFIERTRDENDRRVVYLTLTDKGNELFLKTEQRIHKLVESLITKFEQAEIEQFIHTFEKLNQLLQESTEKVEE from the coding sequence ATGACGGTAAATAATATTAAAGAACTAGTCGATCGCTATATCGAAGTATCCTTTTCAGTAAATAGCAAGGCTGAATGTCTGGTAAAAGAACAAATTAGTAGTGATTTAACGAATGACCAGCACTACACATTAAGGTATATGCATAAGGTTGGGACTTGTACTTCTTCTGAACTAGCCGAAGTATTCAATGTTAAAAAAAGTGCGATAACAGCTATGATTAATCGCATGTGGGAAAAAGGGTTTATTGAAAGAACACGTGATGAAAATGATCGAAGAGTTGTTTACTTAACGCTAACGGATAAAGGAAATGAATTATTCCTAAAAACTGAACAACGAATTCATAAATTAGTAGAGTCCTTGATTACTAAGTTTGAACAAGCGGAGATTGAACAATTTATCCATACATTTGAAAAACTTAATCAATTACTACAAGAAAGTACTGAAAAAGTGGAGGAATAA
- a CDS encoding ABC transporter ATP-binding protein gives MEKQENKLKPFLSLILSTNIPKMALSIGLFASILTTITGLIVPLLTKNLVDNFSVEALSVPLMIGIGAAFILQAIISGISIYLLSLVGQKIVASLRDRMWGKLIRLPVPFFDKQSSGETVSRVVNDTSIVKELISTHFPQFITGIISIIGAIIILLIMDWKMTLVMLISVPLTMAIMIPLGKKMAKISRGLQDETATFTGDIQQTLSEIRLMKSSTAEKTEEANGMAGISKLLHYGLKEARIFALIGPIMHLVIMAVIVMIIAYGGMRVANGTMSTGSLIAFLLYLFQIIMPITSFAMFFTQLQKAKGATERIIEILELPLEEDQAGVELDISGLPIIVSDVSFSYSEDEPVIQHVSLDAQPGQMIAFAGPSGGGKTTMFGLIERFYEPTSGQIYVGSTPIQKISLHSWRSQIGYVSQESAMMAGTIRENLCYGLEKDERPTDEQLWKVAEMAYADQFIKGFPKGLDTEVGERGVKLSGGQRQRIAIARAFLRDPKILMMDEATASLDSQSESVVQQALARLMEGRTTFVIAHRLSTIVNADKIVFIESGKVTGSGTHQELVETHPLYREYAEQQLA, from the coding sequence ATGGAAAAACAAGAGAATAAACTAAAACCTTTTTTATCCCTTATCTTATCAACGAATATTCCTAAAATGGCTCTTAGCATTGGCCTATTCGCTAGTATACTTACGACAATTACTGGTCTAATTGTTCCTTTATTAACAAAGAATTTAGTAGACAATTTTTCGGTAGAAGCACTAAGTGTCCCACTCATGATTGGAATTGGAGCTGCATTTATCCTTCAAGCAATAATTAGCGGTATCTCGATTTATTTACTTAGCCTAGTTGGACAAAAGATAGTCGCTAGCCTTCGAGATCGTATGTGGGGAAAACTAATTCGATTGCCTGTTCCATTTTTTGATAAGCAATCAAGTGGTGAAACTGTGAGCCGCGTTGTAAATGATACAAGTATTGTAAAAGAGCTTATATCAACACACTTCCCTCAGTTTATTACCGGCATCATTTCAATAATTGGTGCAATCATTATATTGCTTATCATGGACTGGAAAATGACCTTAGTTATGTTAATTTCTGTTCCACTTACAATGGCAATCATGATTCCACTTGGGAAGAAGATGGCGAAAATCTCACGTGGACTTCAAGATGAAACAGCAACATTCACCGGAGACATTCAACAGACGTTAAGTGAAATCCGATTAATGAAATCATCAACAGCTGAGAAAACCGAAGAAGCAAATGGCATGGCAGGTATCTCAAAGCTTTTGCATTATGGTTTAAAGGAAGCAAGGATTTTTGCACTTATTGGTCCTATCATGCATCTTGTGATTATGGCAGTTATTGTGATGATTATTGCCTATGGAGGCATGCGGGTAGCTAATGGCACGATGTCTACTGGGTCTCTAATTGCTTTTTTACTATACCTATTCCAAATCATTATGCCTATCACTTCATTTGCGATGTTTTTTACACAGCTTCAAAAAGCAAAAGGAGCCACTGAACGAATCATTGAAATACTAGAACTCCCTCTAGAAGAAGACCAAGCCGGGGTAGAACTTGATATCAGTGGCCTTCCGATTATTGTTTCAGATGTTTCTTTTTCATATAGTGAAGATGAGCCCGTGATTCAGCACGTATCTTTAGATGCTCAGCCTGGCCAGATGATTGCTTTTGCTGGTCCAAGCGGTGGAGGTAAAACAACGATGTTTGGTTTAATTGAACGTTTTTATGAACCAACATCTGGTCAGATTTATGTTGGGTCCACCCCAATTCAAAAGATCTCGCTTCATTCTTGGCGTAGTCAGATCGGATATGTTTCACAGGAAAGTGCCATGATGGCAGGTACAATCAGAGAAAACCTTTGCTATGGCTTAGAGAAGGATGAACGTCCAACTGATGAACAACTTTGGAAGGTTGCAGAAATGGCCTACGCAGATCAGTTCATCAAAGGATTCCCTAAAGGGCTTGATACTGAGGTCGGGGAACGTGGGGTAAAATTATCAGGTGGCCAAAGGCAACGGATTGCAATTGCCCGTGCTTTTTTACGTGATCCAAAAATTCTTATGATGGATGAGGCAACTGCTAGTTTAGACAGCCAATCTGAAAGCGTGGTACAGCAAGCTTTAGCCCGCTTAATGGAAGGACGTACTACATTTGTCATCGCACATCGATTATCAACCATTGTTAACGCAGATAAAATTGTCTTTATCGAAAGTGGCAAAGTTACAGGAAGTGGGACTCATCAAGAGTTGGTGGAGACGCATCCTTTGTATAGAGAATATGCGGAACAACAATTAGCATAG
- a CDS encoding nitrite reductase, translating to MDNKEKTIKLAVNGGIGFGAKLNAKQLFALAKYIKEDSEIELTTFQQLYIEVLESQVSMVKAEFEQVGLSVYPVGPYVKSLRTCGFCKGAEEEGMPVAIELNKRIAGIEVPWPLKPAYTGCPNACGEPLVNDIGVIKRNEGYDLYIGGKATGENARTAFKFREGLTPDELFATVEKLLEVYKSNAKKREAFWKFINRFGFENIQDAVST from the coding sequence TTGGACAACAAAGAAAAAACGATAAAGCTCGCAGTAAACGGCGGGATTGGATTTGGAGCAAAACTAAATGCCAAACAGCTATTTGCCCTTGCAAAGTATATAAAAGAAGACAGTGAAATTGAGCTAACAACCTTCCAACAACTATATATAGAAGTATTAGAAAGTCAGGTAAGTATGGTAAAGGCAGAATTTGAACAGGTAGGATTATCGGTTTATCCAGTAGGTCCATATGTTAAGAGCCTACGTACCTGTGGGTTCTGTAAAGGGGCAGAAGAAGAGGGAATGCCTGTTGCTATTGAATTAAATAAGCGAATTGCAGGAATAGAGGTACCATGGCCGCTAAAACCAGCTTATACTGGCTGCCCTAACGCGTGTGGTGAACCATTAGTGAACGACATTGGAGTAATTAAAAGAAATGAAGGATATGACTTATACATCGGTGGAAAAGCCACAGGAGAAAATGCTAGAACGGCATTTAAATTCAGAGAAGGTCTAACTCCAGACGAATTATTTGCAACAGTTGAAAAGCTGTTAGAAGTGTACAAAAGCAACGCTAAAAAACGGGAAGCTTTTTGGAAGTTCATTAACCGTTTTGGTTTTGAAAATATTCAGGATGCAGTAAGTACATAA
- a CDS encoding GGDEF domain-containing protein: MDIKGFLYNNSSISTIKRKTYLVVFPIFIVTFLFLTYLLYSAGNLDLINSVTFGSLSIGFVVCYLLLFIHRDSLLFIDILICIITAFITLLRTYNTILLDLGRYGDMHLGTFSYWMPLVYIMIFFTFRGKTALLFSFTNFALSLIPGLYHIFYSEHASAQTLDTLLQYYVSILGLIICLYFVQHMFEIFMQADAAKQLANTDYLTSIYNRRKMDTVLISEITRVANTKESLSAILFDVDNFKKINDQYGHDVGDSVLKELTEIINKQLPKNTYFGRWGGEEFLLISSGTSINELAEQVRVSISQHNFNGIDKPVTCSFGVATLLENELAKDIVSRADEALYKAKENGKNQVCIAS; the protein is encoded by the coding sequence ATGGATATTAAGGGATTTTTATATAATAACTCTTCTATTTCTACTATTAAAAGAAAAACCTATTTAGTAGTTTTCCCTATTTTTATTGTCACTTTTCTATTTCTAACTTACCTACTCTATTCAGCTGGAAATTTAGATTTAATAAATAGTGTAACCTTCGGATCACTATCCATTGGATTTGTTGTATGTTACCTACTTCTTTTCATTCATAGAGACTCTTTACTCTTTATTGATATACTCATTTGTATTATTACTGCATTTATTACACTCTTAAGGACCTATAATACGATATTATTAGATTTAGGACGATACGGTGATATGCATCTAGGTACATTCTCATATTGGATGCCATTAGTCTATATAATGATTTTCTTTACCTTTAGAGGTAAGACAGCCTTACTATTTTCCTTCACAAATTTTGCACTTAGTTTGATACCCGGTCTTTACCATATTTTTTATAGTGAGCATGCGTCAGCTCAAACACTAGATACTTTACTACAATATTATGTCTCAATTCTAGGTCTTATTATCTGTTTATACTTTGTGCAGCATATGTTTGAAATTTTTATGCAGGCGGATGCTGCTAAACAATTGGCTAACACAGATTATCTTACTTCAATCTATAATAGAAGAAAAATGGACACTGTCCTTATTTCTGAAATTACTAGAGTTGCAAACACAAAGGAATCTTTATCAGCTATTCTCTTTGATGTTGATAATTTCAAAAAAATTAATGATCAGTACGGACATGATGTGGGAGATAGTGTTTTAAAAGAGCTAACAGAAATCATAAACAAACAATTGCCGAAAAATACTTACTTTGGTAGGTGGGGTGGCGAGGAATTTCTATTAATTTCAAGTGGCACGTCCATTAATGAATTAGCTGAACAGGTTAGGGTTTCTATCTCACAGCACAATTTTAACGGAATAGACAAGCCAGTCACTTGTAGTTTTGGAGTTGCAACTTTATTAGAAAACGAGTTAGCAAAGGATATTGTTAGCCGTGCTGATGAAGCATTATATAAAGCAAAAGAAAATGGTAAAAATCAAGTATGCATAGCTAGTTAA
- a CDS encoding patatin-like phospholipase family protein, translating to MNRTGISLGGGSLRGVAHIGVLKELVRNEIEITHIAGTSAGSVVGGLFASGLNPDKMITVLEDLSIRRHVDIGFNRKGWIKGDRIYQTLLKLTEGKHFSDLDLPFAVVCVDLLSGELTVIDTGEVALAIRASTAIPGLFSPVEFENKLLVDGYILNNNPADIVRSMGAENVTSVRVRSSNTPQPTNILSFINRYIDIASQKNTERCLNQYADLLIDIDLKDIGRFETKSLSEVINLGQLEARRVLTKKRIKSEKVIYMDEWVQKIN from the coding sequence ATGAACCGAACGGGAATTTCACTCGGTGGCGGCAGTTTAAGAGGAGTTGCACATATAGGTGTTTTAAAGGAATTGGTTAGAAATGAAATAGAAATTACTCATATCGCTGGAACGAGTGCTGGGTCTGTAGTTGGTGGATTATTTGCTAGTGGGTTGAATCCAGACAAAATGATTACTGTCTTAGAAGATTTATCCATTCGTCGTCATGTTGATATTGGGTTTAATCGGAAAGGTTGGATTAAAGGAGATCGGATTTATCAAACCTTACTAAAGTTAACAGAAGGTAAGCATTTCTCAGATTTAGACCTCCCATTTGCAGTCGTTTGTGTGGACTTACTTTCAGGAGAATTAACTGTTATTGATACGGGTGAGGTAGCATTAGCAATTAGAGCAAGTACAGCCATTCCTGGCTTGTTCTCACCAGTTGAATTTGAAAATAAGTTATTAGTAGATGGATATATCTTAAATAACAACCCCGCAGATATTGTTAGAAGCATGGGCGCAGAAAATGTCACCTCAGTTAGAGTCAGAAGCTCCAATACTCCTCAACCAACGAATATTCTATCCTTTATAAATCGTTATATTGATATCGCTAGTCAGAAAAATACAGAACGTTGTTTAAATCAATATGCGGACCTGTTAATTGATATCGACCTTAAGGACATTGGTAGATTTGAAACGAAATCCTTATCAGAGGTCATTAACCTAGGTCAACTAGAAGCGAGACGCGTTCTAACAAAAAAACGTATTAAAAGCGAAAAAGTCATCTATATGGATGAATGGGTGCAGAAGATTAATTGA
- a CDS encoding undecaprenyl-diphosphate phosphatase translates to MDINLIELLKALILGIVEGLTEFAPVSSTGHMVIVDDMWLQSEEFLTKYVANTFKVVIQLGSILAVVVIFRDRFIEMLGLRGRNVKEATQKKLKLSHVIVGLLPAGVLGLLFEDYIDEHLFTTETVLIGLVIGAIFMIIADRMSGKREVVETVDKITYKQALTIGAIQCLSLWPGFSRSGATISGGVLLGLSHRAAADFTFIMAVPIMVGASGISFIKNIEYFTLDALPFFIVGFISAFIFALISIRFFLKLINKIKLVPFAIYRIVLAGIIYIVYF, encoded by the coding sequence ATGGATATTAACTTAATTGAATTACTCAAAGCACTCATTTTAGGTATAGTAGAAGGCTTAACAGAATTCGCTCCTGTTTCTTCAACAGGACATATGGTTATTGTTGATGACATGTGGCTTCAGTCTGAGGAATTTTTAACTAAATATGTAGCCAATACATTTAAGGTTGTCATACAGTTAGGCTCGATTTTAGCTGTTGTTGTTATCTTTAGGGATCGCTTTATCGAAATGTTAGGATTACGTGGGCGAAATGTTAAGGAAGCAACGCAAAAAAAGCTCAAATTATCTCATGTAATTGTGGGTCTACTTCCAGCTGGTGTATTAGGTTTACTTTTTGAAGATTATATTGATGAGCATTTGTTTACAACTGAAACAGTATTAATTGGTTTAGTCATTGGTGCGATATTTATGATTATTGCTGATAGAATGAGTGGAAAAAGAGAGGTTGTTGAAACGGTAGACAAGATTACTTACAAACAAGCATTAACGATTGGTGCAATTCAGTGTTTGTCACTTTGGCCAGGCTTTTCTAGATCTGGAGCAACGATATCCGGTGGTGTTCTTTTAGGACTCAGTCATCGTGCAGCAGCAGACTTTACATTTATTATGGCAGTTCCTATCATGGTTGGAGCAAGTGGCATTTCTTTTATCAAAAACATTGAGTACTTCACACTAGATGCATTACCGTTTTTTATTGTAGGTTTTATTAGTGCATTTATTTTTGCACTTATCTCAATTCGCTTCTTTTTAAAGTTAATTAACAAGATCAAGCTCGTACCTTTTGCGATTTATCGTATTGTGTTAGCGGGAATTATCTATATTGTCTATTTTTAA
- a CDS encoding small acid-soluble spore protein H: protein MNKQRAQEIAESPVMANVTYNDVPIYIQHVDDTSEMARVYPLDEPQNEQEVPLTSLIEH from the coding sequence ATGAATAAACAAAGAGCACAGGAAATTGCAGAATCACCAGTTATGGCTAATGTTACATATAATGATGTTCCAATCTATATTCAACATGTGGATGATACGAGTGAAATGGCTCGTGTGTATCCTCTAGACGAGCCACAAAATGAACAGGAAGTTCCACTGACTAGTCTAATTGAGCATTAA
- a CDS encoding VTT domain-containing protein, with protein MIQQIVEWLGLIGLPGLFMVMALEGSSLPFPGIILVLSFGYILSPDLLSVAFIAAGMAACYSIASLIPYYIGMKSGDLLPKRFEKGIIKGKHFFNRYGKWSIAISRPFGIGNYISYVAGISKVRLLQYLTLTFLGIYPWSFIMLFLGDYFNGNVEAVQAFFSSYSIYAYLALLLVVSLVGAFYYRKFRNKEKSVVGRRGNV; from the coding sequence ATGATTCAACAGATAGTAGAATGGCTAGGATTAATCGGGCTTCCAGGCTTGTTTATGGTTATGGCTTTAGAAGGCTCATCCTTACCGTTTCCAGGAATTATTTTAGTTTTATCATTTGGATATATATTATCGCCTGACCTTTTAAGTGTGGCATTCATTGCTGCAGGGATGGCAGCATGTTATAGTATCGCAAGTCTCATTCCATATTATATTGGTATGAAATCAGGTGACTTGCTTCCTAAAAGGTTTGAAAAGGGCATTATCAAGGGGAAACACTTTTTTAATCGGTATGGTAAGTGGAGCATAGCCATCTCAAGACCATTTGGGATTGGGAACTATATTTCTTATGTTGCAGGAATCAGTAAGGTTCGATTGCTTCAATACTTGACTTTAACTTTTTTAGGAATTTATCCATGGTCCTTTATCATGCTGTTTTTAGGTGATTACTTTAATGGAAATGTTGAAGCAGTTCAGGCTTTCTTCAGCTCGTATAGCATATATGCCTATCTAGCTTTATTGTTGGTAGTTAGTTTAGTAGGTGCGTTTTACTATAGGAAATTTAGAAATAAAGAAAAATCAGTGGTAGGGAGAAGGGGAAATGTATGA
- a CDS encoding galactosyldiacylglycerol synthase gives MKKVLFFPLLRMPSGHHQVADTVADYLERFAGDIECKKIDLLSEWNTLVESIVTKTYLEWIHYMPETYAWVYKKMACKSKTNRSYRYYEFLFLKKMREILDEENPDLIICTHGFPSYLLNQLKSNNECNIPVINVYTDFFINDVWGKSKIDYHFVPTEAAKKELVKKHHLAEVRVLVTGIPVSRQFYQASKVTEKKSNKIRVLVTGGSVGLGDIFQLLSQTRKEDVEYFVLCGKNKNLYEKIVNLNCNNIHPLSYISSRERMNELYDKVDAVITKPGGVTISEALKKELPIFIHSALPGQEEINLKLLVKLGLVKVLEEKQLLEDQLITYFNNPAFASGFNIALQQYLLEVSSGHPVTVSSFIHSLMDSSTTSINRRCIL, from the coding sequence ATGAAAAAGGTATTATTCTTCCCTCTGCTAAGAATGCCATCGGGTCACCATCAGGTTGCTGATACAGTCGCTGATTATCTTGAAAGGTTCGCTGGGGATATTGAATGTAAAAAAATTGATTTATTGAGTGAATGGAATACACTTGTAGAAAGCATCGTGACTAAAACATACCTTGAATGGATTCATTATATGCCTGAAACCTATGCTTGGGTTTATAAGAAAATGGCTTGTAAATCGAAAACAAATCGATCCTATAGGTATTATGAATTCTTATTTTTAAAAAAGATGCGAGAAATCCTTGATGAAGAGAATCCGGATCTTATCATTTGTACTCACGGTTTTCCTTCTTATCTTTTAAATCAGCTTAAAAGTAATAATGAATGTAACATCCCAGTTATCAATGTTTATACTGATTTCTTCATCAATGATGTATGGGGAAAAAGTAAAATTGATTATCACTTCGTCCCAACGGAAGCAGCTAAGAAAGAGTTAGTAAAGAAGCATCATTTAGCTGAAGTACGTGTGTTGGTTACTGGGATACCAGTTAGTAGACAATTTTATCAAGCTTCTAAAGTTACTGAGAAGAAAAGCAATAAAATAAGAGTACTTGTAACAGGAGGAAGTGTTGGTTTAGGAGATATTTTTCAATTGCTATCACAAACGAGAAAAGAAGATGTTGAATATTTTGTTCTCTGCGGAAAGAATAAGAATCTATATGAGAAAATCGTAAATCTTAATTGTAATAACATTCATCCTTTGTCCTACATTTCATCACGTGAAAGAATGAATGAATTGTATGATAAGGTTGATGCCGTCATAACAAAGCCGGGTGGAGTCACAATTAGTGAAGCCCTTAAAAAAGAGCTACCCATCTTTATTCATTCGGCTCTTCCGGGTCAGGAGGAAATTAATTTAAAGTTACTAGTTAAGCTAGGACTCGTAAAAGTACTTGAAGAGAAGCAATTACTAGAAGACCAGCTAATTACCTATTTTAATAATCCAGCCTTCGCGAGTGGATTTAATATAGCGTTACAGCAATATTTGTTAGAAGTAAGTTCAGGTCATCCGGTAACAGTCTCGAGCTTTATTCATTCTTTAATGGATTCATCTACTACTTCAATAAATCGAAGGTGTATCCTTTAA
- a CDS encoding GntR family transcriptional regulator, giving the protein MKERSSEIIGKKIIQSILEGEFIINEALQPERELATLFNVGRPTIREALQRLERDGWITIRKGLPAIVNDYWKHGNLMTIVNILQYHEEVPDEFIKYMLELRISLSPTYVKDAVVHNQVKVIALFVKLEELSDDASSYAEFDWNLQQGIAKLSPNPIYLLILNSFKDIYRKMAEKYFWSTEHREMSYQYYVELLEAILKGEVEATEKITRTMMKTSLILWNEKVNGGEQNGK; this is encoded by the coding sequence TTGAAAGAGCGGTCTTCAGAGATAATTGGAAAAAAGATTATCCAGTCTATATTAGAAGGGGAATTTATCATTAATGAAGCACTTCAACCCGAAAGAGAACTTGCCACCCTATTTAATGTGGGAAGACCAACGATTAGAGAAGCGCTACAAAGGTTGGAACGAGATGGATGGATTACAATACGAAAAGGGTTGCCTGCAATCGTAAATGATTATTGGAAGCATGGGAACTTAATGACAATCGTAAATATCCTTCAATACCATGAAGAAGTGCCAGATGAATTTATTAAATATATGCTTGAATTGCGAATTTCTTTATCGCCTACCTATGTTAAAGATGCGGTTGTTCATAATCAAGTTAAGGTTATCGCATTATTTGTGAAGCTAGAAGAGTTGTCAGATGATGCAAGCAGCTATGCGGAATTTGATTGGAACTTACAGCAAGGTATTGCTAAATTATCACCAAACCCAATCTATTTACTGATTCTTAATAGCTTTAAAGACATTTATAGGAAAATGGCCGAGAAATACTTTTGGAGTACTGAACACAGAGAGATGTCCTACCAATATTACGTTGAGCTTTTAGAAGCAATATTAAAAGGGGAAGTAGAGGCAACAGAAAAAATAACAAGAACGATGATGAAAACAAGTCTAATTCTCTGGAATGAAAAAGTGAATGGGGGGGAACAAAATGGAAAGTAA
- a CDS encoding GGDEF domain-containing protein: MTSYFFYTNQTLTQLKRRIYMVLIPIFILSFGTLCILVLSSGNSDMSKHVSLLSQIGVLVLCMILLWVNKRTTNTIDILLILTTTIIYNLNLSLNILTELGHNGNVHLGPIAYWMATAYLLYFFILKRKVALIFSLLAFSFSVILGIIHTVTSPFSDSNTIDTLIQFNMATIGFIICLYFTQHIFEGFLEFEVNKRNAVTDYLTGLPNRRNLDNVLQDKILVAQNGNQPLSIILFDVDNFKRVNDIYGHEIGDEVLVELTSFLTKHLPNNALFGRWGGEEFLIIAENLSSVECIKLGETLREKLSKQSFQEVGTITCSFGIAELQATDQPKDLLKRADEALYLAKDYGKNQVQYIA, from the coding sequence ATGACAAGTTACTTTTTCTATACCAATCAGACATTAACACAACTTAAACGCCGAATTTATATGGTACTGATTCCAATCTTTATTCTATCATTTGGAACGCTGTGTATTCTCGTGCTTAGTAGTGGCAACAGTGACATGAGTAAGCATGTGTCTTTATTATCACAAATAGGTGTGTTAGTCCTTTGTATGATTTTGTTATGGGTAAATAAACGCACTACCAATACAATTGATATTTTATTAATCTTAACCACTACAATAATTTATAATTTAAATTTAAGCTTAAATATTTTGACTGAGCTTGGGCATAACGGAAATGTTCATTTAGGACCAATTGCTTACTGGATGGCAACTGCCTACCTTCTCTATTTCTTTATACTCAAAAGGAAGGTTGCCCTTATTTTTTCTTTGTTAGCATTTTCTTTTAGTGTAATTCTTGGGATTATTCATACCGTAACAAGCCCATTTTCAGACAGTAATACAATTGATACGTTAATCCAATTTAATATGGCAACAATCGGATTTATCATTTGTTTGTATTTTACTCAGCATATTTTTGAAGGATTCTTAGAGTTTGAAGTGAATAAAAGAAATGCTGTCACGGATTATTTAACAGGCTTGCCCAACCGAAGAAACCTCGATAACGTTCTTCAGGATAAAATCTTAGTGGCACAAAATGGTAATCAGCCTCTTTCTATTATCTTGTTTGATGTAGATAACTTTAAAAGAGTAAATGATATTTATGGACATGAAATTGGGGATGAAGTCTTAGTAGAACTTACTTCTTTTTTAACGAAGCACCTCCCAAATAACGCACTCTTTGGAAGATGGGGCGGAGAAGAATTTTTAATTATTGCAGAAAACCTAAGCAGCGTTGAATGTATAAAACTTGGGGAAACACTGAGAGAGAAACTATCGAAACAAAGCTTTCAGGAGGTAGGAACCATTACTTGCAGCTTCGGTATTGCAGAACTTCAAGCAACAGACCAACCAAAAGACCTCTTAAAACGTGCTGACGAAGCACTATATCTCGCAAAAGACTACGGAAAAAATCAAGTTCAATATATAGCATAA
- a CDS encoding HAMP domain-containing protein, whose amino-acid sequence MNKISYKLGLLFFSFIILVEVILFYFLYSGLVDSRIEEELAALRARGESHRHVLEKSLDDMTIEHVALMESETDTDVVIMTHEGDVLAKSTELTPAIQSLMQTERGHVPFEGMIVESRWETQSYIASVSPIIINEKLVGHVYMFQDTSSIQNMINKLQHHFMLVGSLLVIFTIITVFFLSQAITQPLIRMKKATEKLSKGDFSVSVNHTSKDELGELANSIQTLANDLNHLKKERIEFLASISHELRTPLTYVKGYADIARRKGISEEEREKYLHIIYEESEHLTSLVKDLFELAKIDQHSFTIQKEKVSMCEFIKNLSNKVEPAFQKKKIHLTLRCPTGIYANIDRSRFEQVMINLLDNALKYSSSDSTVTLIVEVNEAINKLIISVRDEGIGIPEPELPLIFNRFHRVEKSRSRESGGTGLGLSIVKEIVEAHGGQVFVDSQYGKGTVITIEVDQI is encoded by the coding sequence ATGAACAAAATTTCATATAAATTAGGATTGTTGTTTTTTTCCTTTATTATTCTTGTTGAGGTAATCCTTTTTTACTTCTTATATTCGGGATTAGTAGATTCTCGTATTGAAGAAGAACTGGCAGCATTAAGAGCAAGAGGAGAAAGTCATCGACACGTTCTGGAGAAAAGTTTAGATGATATGACGATTGAACATGTAGCTTTAATGGAATCAGAAACTGACACAGACGTAGTGATTATGACACACGAAGGAGATGTGCTTGCGAAATCGACTGAACTAACACCAGCTATTCAATCATTAATGCAAACGGAAAGAGGACATGTCCCATTTGAAGGAATGATTGTCGAAAGTAGATGGGAAACACAATCTTATATAGCTTCCGTTAGCCCGATCATTATTAATGAAAAACTAGTTGGTCATGTTTATATGTTTCAAGATACATCTTCCATTCAAAATATGATTAACAAACTCCAACATCATTTCATGTTGGTAGGAAGTCTTCTTGTTATTTTCACAATCATTACAGTGTTCTTTCTGTCGCAAGCCATTACTCAACCATTAATTAGGATGAAAAAGGCAACTGAAAAACTTAGTAAAGGGGACTTTTCAGTTAGTGTTAATCATACAAGCAAGGATGAGTTAGGAGAGCTGGCCAATAGTATTCAGACATTAGCTAATGATTTAAATCACTTAAAAAAAGAGCGCATTGAGTTTCTTGCAAGTATCTCTCATGAGCTTAGGACACCACTTACCTATGTAAAGGGCTATGCAGATATTGCTAGGAGAAAAGGCATTAGTGAGGAAGAGAGGGAGAAATATTTACACATCATCTACGAAGAATCTGAACATCTTACTAGTTTAGTTAAGGATTTATTTGAGTTAGCCAAAATAGACCAGCATTCGTTTACGATTCAAAAGGAAAAAGTGAGTATGTGTGAATTTATCAAAAACCTTTCAAATAAAGTAGAGCCAGCCTTTCAAAAAAAGAAGATTCATTTAACGTTAAGATGTCCGACAGGGATATATGCAAATATAGATCGTTCAAGATTCGAACAAGTAATGATAAATCTCTTAGATAATGCCTTAAAATATTCGAGTAGTGATAGTACGGTAACTCTAATAGTTGAGGTAAACGAGGCTATAAATAAACTAATAATTTCTGTGAGAGATGAAGGGATAGGTATCCCTGAACCAGAACTTCCGCTAATCTTCAATCGATTTCACCGTGTTGAAAAGTCTAGATCCCGAGAAAGTGGAGGAACTGGCCTGGGACTATCCATAGTAAAGGAAATAGTCGAAGCACATGGTGGTCAAGTGTTTGTTGATAGTCAATATGGTAAAGGCACTGTAATAACTATTGAAGTAGATCAGATCTAA